A DNA window from Ornithinimicrobium humiphilum contains the following coding sequences:
- a CDS encoding MFS transporter, whose protein sequence is MSSTSTATTRPTRPERMGRLPFTRLHLRTLVGAGTGWALDAMDVGLISFVGLAIATSWDLTTTQQSWLLSIGFVGMALGATFGGLLADRYGRRTVFAATLLVYGLATGASALATSLAALLLLRFLVGLGLGAELPVASTLVSELSPTRIRGRVVVALESFWAVGWLLAALIGFFVVPRFDDGWRWAFAIGLVPALWAVVVRWGLPESPLFLERRGRAAEAEAVVRRFEDSAGVEHVESRELPPVEPHVPGQLWSAAYRVRTAGIWLVWFCVNFSYYGAFIWMPSLLHAQGYDLVRSFGYTLIITLAQLPGYAVAAVLVEVWGRRLTLATFLVGSAVSATFFGLADGTAQILVAGMALSFFNLGAWGALYAVTPEIYPTTIRGVGAGAAAGFGRLASILAPLSVPVVLGWWGNGGLFALFGGAFAVGAVAAYLLLPEQAGDALDAS, encoded by the coding sequence ATGTCGAGCACATCTACCGCGACGACGCGGCCCACCCGACCGGAGCGGATGGGGCGGCTGCCCTTCACCCGGCTGCACCTCCGGACGCTCGTCGGCGCGGGCACCGGCTGGGCGCTGGACGCCATGGACGTCGGGCTGATCTCCTTCGTCGGCCTGGCGATCGCGACGTCCTGGGACCTGACGACGACCCAGCAGTCCTGGCTGCTCTCGATCGGCTTCGTGGGCATGGCGCTGGGGGCAACCTTCGGCGGCCTGCTGGCCGACCGCTACGGCCGGCGGACGGTCTTCGCCGCGACGCTCCTCGTCTACGGCCTGGCGACCGGCGCCTCGGCGCTCGCGACCTCGCTCGCCGCCCTGCTCCTGCTGCGCTTCCTCGTCGGCCTCGGCCTGGGCGCGGAGCTGCCGGTCGCCTCGACCCTCGTCAGCGAGCTGTCGCCGACCCGTATCCGGGGCCGGGTGGTCGTGGCGCTCGAGTCCTTCTGGGCGGTCGGCTGGCTGCTGGCGGCGCTCATCGGCTTCTTCGTCGTCCCGCGCTTCGACGACGGCTGGCGGTGGGCCTTCGCCATCGGCCTGGTGCCCGCCCTGTGGGCCGTGGTCGTGCGGTGGGGGCTGCCCGAGTCGCCGCTCTTCCTCGAGCGCCGCGGCCGGGCCGCCGAGGCGGAGGCCGTCGTCCGGCGGTTCGAGGACTCTGCCGGCGTCGAGCACGTCGAGTCGCGCGAGCTGCCGCCCGTCGAGCCGCACGTCCCGGGCCAGCTGTGGTCGGCCGCCTACCGGGTCCGCACCGCCGGCATCTGGCTGGTGTGGTTCTGCGTCAACTTCTCCTACTACGGCGCCTTCATCTGGATGCCGAGCCTGCTCCACGCCCAGGGCTACGACCTCGTCCGCTCCTTCGGCTACACGCTGATCATCACGCTCGCCCAGCTGCCCGGCTACGCGGTGGCGGCGGTGCTCGTCGAGGTCTGGGGCCGGCGACTGACGCTGGCCACCTTCCTCGTCGGCTCGGCGGTCTCGGCGACCTTCTTCGGCCTGGCCGACGGCACGGCGCAGATCCTCGTCGCCGGCATGGCGCTGTCCTTCTTCAACCTGGGCGCCTGGGGTGCCCTGTATGCCGTCACACCGGAGATCTACCCGACCACCATCCGCGGGGTCGGGGCGGGCGCGGCCGCCGGCTTCGGCCGGCTCGCCTCCATCCTGGCGCCGTTGTCGGTGCCGGTGGTCCTCGGCTGGTGGGGCAACGGCGGCCTGTTCGCGCTCTTCGGCGGGGCCTTCGCCGTCGGCGCGGTCGCGGCCTACCTGCTGCTGCCCGAGCAGGCCGGCGACGCGCTGGACGCGAGTTGA
- a CDS encoding YajQ family cyclic di-GMP-binding protein, producing MADSSFDIVSKVDRQEVANAVNQAAKEISQRYDFRNIGASVELAGDVIKMTANSAERCEAVLDVLQTKLVKRGVSLKHLDYSDDGEPRLSGKEYRLEATLQSGISSENAKKISKIIREEGPKSVKPVIQGDELRVTSKSRDDLQEVQRLLKSKDLDVALQFTNYR from the coding sequence ATGGCCGACTCGTCCTTCGACATCGTCAGCAAGGTCGACCGTCAGGAGGTGGCCAACGCCGTCAACCAGGCGGCCAAGGAGATCTCGCAGCGCTACGACTTCCGCAACATCGGCGCGAGCGTCGAGCTCGCCGGCGACGTCATCAAGATGACCGCCAACAGCGCCGAGCGGTGCGAGGCGGTGCTCGACGTGCTGCAGACCAAGCTCGTCAAGCGCGGCGTCTCGCTCAAGCACCTGGACTACAGCGACGACGGCGAGCCGCGGCTCTCCGGCAAGGAGTACCGGCTGGAGGCGACGCTGCAGTCCGGCATCTCCAGCGAGAACGCCAAGAAGATCTCCAAGATCATCCGCGAGGAGGGCCCGAAGTCGGTCAAGCCGGTCATCCAGGGCGACGAGCTGCGCGTGACCTCCAAGTCCCGCGACGACCTCCAGGAGGTGCAGCGCCTCCTCAAGAGCAAGGACCTCGACGTGGCGCTGCAGTTCACCAACTACCGGTGA
- a CDS encoding RNA polymerase sigma factor, whose amino-acid sequence MALRLAGEGGASPGMVPENVRDAPWFDGFFAQHATSVHRYFVRRASHVDVEDLTAEVFATAWRRRDKIPEGFELPWLYKTASFVLANHRRKPTLTLISDYSGDEDQHTARSVDPAELVMEDDEVRRALARLSARDRMVLMLHAWEGLDGEGLARALGLTRGGAAAALSRARARLREAWDEDH is encoded by the coding sequence ATGGCACTACGCCTCGCGGGCGAGGGAGGTGCGAGCCCCGGCATGGTGCCCGAGAACGTGCGGGACGCGCCGTGGTTCGACGGCTTCTTCGCCCAGCACGCGACCTCCGTCCACCGCTACTTCGTCCGGCGCGCCAGCCACGTCGACGTCGAGGACCTCACCGCCGAGGTCTTCGCGACGGCGTGGCGCCGCCGGGACAAGATCCCCGAGGGCTTCGAGCTGCCGTGGCTCTACAAGACGGCGTCCTTCGTGCTCGCCAACCACCGGCGCAAGCCGACCCTCACCCTCATCTCCGACTACTCCGGCGACGAGGACCAGCACACCGCGCGCAGCGTCGACCCGGCGGAGCTGGTCATGGAGGACGACGAGGTGCGCCGCGCGCTCGCCCGCCTCAGCGCCCGCGACCGGATGGTGCTCATGCTCCACGCGTGGGAGGGCCTCGACGGCGAGGGCCTGGCCCGCGCGCTCGGCCTGACCCGTGGCGGTGCGGCCGCCGCCCTCTCCCGGGCCCGCGCCCGCCTCCGAGAGGCCTGGGACGAGGACCACTAG
- the folP gene encoding dihydropteroate synthase produces MTTVPLPRPPQLPRPPALVLRGRAFDPGRPAVMAIINRTSDSFWAGNRHAALEDAMAALHAAVAAGADLVDVGGVRAGQEGAHVTAAQEIDRVVPFLEAARTAYPDLVLSLDTWRSEVAEAAAGVVDLVNDTWAGHDPELVHVAARIGAGVVCSHTGGLPPRTDPVDVRYADEHGDDELAVVRDVLRVLAAGARTALEAGVPAERILVDPTLDFGKTTRHSLVTLRHTADVAALGFPVLQALSRKDFIGETLDLEADERLEGTLAATAVAAWLGTTVFRAHDVRATRLVVDMVASIRGDRPPLLSERGEPGRG; encoded by the coding sequence ATGACGACGGTTCCCCTCCCCCGGCCGCCGCAGCTGCCGCGCCCGCCCGCCCTGGTCCTGCGCGGGCGGGCCTTCGACCCCGGCCGGCCGGCGGTCATGGCGATCATCAACCGGACGAGCGACTCGTTCTGGGCCGGCAACCGGCACGCGGCGCTCGAGGACGCGATGGCCGCCCTGCACGCCGCCGTGGCGGCCGGTGCCGACCTCGTCGACGTGGGCGGGGTCCGCGCCGGGCAGGAGGGCGCGCACGTCACCGCCGCCCAGGAGATCGACCGGGTGGTGCCCTTCCTGGAAGCGGCGCGCACGGCATACCCCGACCTGGTGCTGTCCCTCGACACCTGGCGCAGCGAGGTGGCGGAGGCCGCCGCCGGCGTGGTCGACCTCGTCAACGACACCTGGGCCGGGCACGACCCCGAGCTGGTGCACGTCGCCGCGCGGATCGGCGCCGGCGTGGTCTGCTCGCACACCGGCGGGCTGCCGCCGCGCACCGACCCGGTGGACGTGCGCTACGCCGACGAGCACGGCGACGACGAGCTCGCGGTCGTCCGCGACGTGCTGCGGGTGCTCGCCGCGGGCGCCCGGACGGCGCTCGAGGCGGGCGTCCCGGCGGAGCGGATCCTCGTCGACCCCACCCTCGACTTCGGCAAGACGACGCGGCACTCGCTGGTCACGCTGCGCCACACCGCCGACGTGGCAGCCCTGGGCTTCCCCGTGCTCCAGGCGCTCTCGCGCAAGGACTTCATCGGGGAGACGCTCGACCTGGAGGCCGACGAGCGGCTCGAGGGCACGCTGGCCGCCACGGCGGTGGCCGCCTGGCTGGGGACCACGGTCTTCCGGGCGCACGACGTGCGCGCGACCCGGCTGGTCGTCGACATGGTCGCCAGCATCCGGGGCGACCGCCCTCCGCTGCTCAGCGAACGGGGCGAGCCGGGTCGCGGCTGA
- the htpX gene encoding zinc metalloprotease HtpX gives MHRHYNGVKTTLLLGAIWALFLALGAVVGGGRYIWLFALLGLGTTFYSYWNSDKLALRAMRAVPVTREQQPAMYRIVEELAAQAGKPMPRLYVSPTAAPNAFATGRNPQNAAVCCTEGILHLLDERELRGVLGHELMHVYNRDILTGSVAAGIAGVITSVAQMMLFFGGGNRQNGGNPIAMIAMALLAPFAASVIQLAISRTREYDADEDGAALTGDPLALASALRKLEAGTARAPLAPEPQVVNASHMMIANPFRAGDVGRLFATHPPMTQRIARLEGMAQSRQPGIERF, from the coding sequence ATGCACAGGCACTACAACGGGGTGAAGACGACCCTCCTCCTGGGCGCCATCTGGGCGCTCTTCCTCGCGCTCGGCGCGGTGGTCGGCGGCGGCCGCTACATCTGGCTGTTCGCCCTGCTCGGCCTGGGCACGACGTTCTACAGCTACTGGAACTCCGACAAGCTCGCCCTCCGGGCGATGCGGGCCGTGCCGGTCACGCGCGAGCAGCAGCCGGCGATGTACCGCATCGTCGAGGAGCTGGCCGCCCAGGCCGGCAAGCCGATGCCGCGGCTCTACGTCAGCCCCACCGCCGCCCCCAACGCCTTCGCAACCGGCCGCAACCCGCAGAACGCCGCGGTCTGCTGCACCGAGGGCATCCTCCACCTGCTCGACGAGCGGGAGCTGCGCGGCGTCCTGGGCCACGAGCTCATGCACGTCTACAACCGCGACATCCTCACCGGCTCGGTGGCCGCGGGCATCGCCGGCGTCATCACCTCGGTGGCCCAGATGATGCTCTTCTTCGGCGGCGGCAACCGCCAGAACGGCGGCAACCCGATCGCGATGATCGCCATGGCGCTGCTCGCGCCCTTCGCCGCCAGCGTCATCCAGCTGGCCATCAGCCGCACCCGTGAGTACGACGCGGACGAGGACGGCGCGGCGCTGACCGGCGACCCGCTGGCCCTCGCCTCGGCCCTGCGCAAGCTCGAGGCCGGCACGGCGCGCGCGCCGCTCGCCCCGGAGCCGCAGGTCGTCAACGCCAGCCACATGATGATCGCCAACCCCTTCCGGGCCGGCGACGTGGGACGCCTCTTCGCCACCCACCCGCCGATGACGCAGCGGATCGCGCGCCTCGAGGGCATGGCCCAGAGCCGGCAGCCGGGCATCGAGCGCTTCTGA
- a CDS encoding NADH-quinone oxidoreductase subunit N, with protein MTLDLHLSATLPVLAPLLAAVVVLLVDAALPGRRTPHLVLTGLGLVAGAVATVPGLRQPAGDARSAFCLGSGECLYTADRLTSVLQLAGLLAAVVVLVLAWRDWRAPSGTGRTAVVAALVLGATGGVVAVPAAGDLGSLLVALELATLPTVALVVLTDEAWSGERRARAVEGATALLMTSLVSFGLVALGAALWVAATGTALLELPTSRDPSLLLLASVFVLAGLAFKLSAVPFHAWTPITYSTASLPVTAYLSTVSKVAALGAVVVLVRALGAVDGTTLLALALLAALSMTVGNLVALVQTDAVRLLAWSTVAQAGWVLLPLASLSSRAVHAAGSYLVVYVLGTLLAFAVVVAVAGLVSVEGGTEADGTSLRAHDGLLRRRPLLAIPLVLALLTLAGLPPAVVGLVAKVVALRPVAGDGTWWLAVVAAVNVALGIAVYLRWIVRLVAPLPAGTVAPAPAGAVASTGMATGGVDEALEAESADGDVLVAARPRVPVPVLAVIGVLTLLVVLWSITPVGVV; from the coding sequence ATGACCCTCGACCTGCACCTGTCCGCGACGCTCCCCGTGCTGGCGCCGCTCCTGGCCGCCGTGGTCGTGCTCCTCGTCGACGCCGCGCTCCCGGGCCGCCGCACGCCGCACCTCGTCCTCACCGGGCTCGGCCTCGTCGCGGGAGCCGTCGCCACGGTGCCTGGCCTGCGGCAGCCCGCCGGCGACGCGCGCTCGGCCTTCTGCCTCGGGTCGGGTGAGTGCCTCTACACCGCCGACCGGCTGACCTCGGTGCTCCAGCTGGCCGGGCTGCTCGCGGCGGTCGTCGTGCTCGTGCTCGCCTGGCGCGACTGGCGCGCGCCGTCCGGCACCGGGCGCACCGCCGTGGTGGCCGCGCTCGTCCTGGGAGCCACCGGTGGGGTCGTCGCCGTGCCCGCCGCGGGCGACCTGGGCAGCCTCCTGGTTGCGCTCGAGCTCGCGACCCTGCCCACCGTGGCCCTCGTCGTGCTGACCGACGAGGCGTGGTCGGGCGAGCGTCGGGCCCGTGCCGTCGAGGGTGCCACCGCGCTGCTCATGACCTCCCTGGTCTCCTTCGGCCTGGTGGCCCTGGGAGCCGCGCTGTGGGTCGCGGCGACCGGCACCGCGCTGCTCGAGCTGCCGACGTCGCGCGACCCGTCCCTGCTCCTGCTGGCGTCGGTCTTCGTGCTGGCCGGTCTGGCGTTCAAGCTCTCCGCGGTGCCCTTCCACGCCTGGACGCCGATCACCTACTCGACCGCCTCTCTGCCCGTCACGGCCTACCTCTCGACGGTCTCCAAGGTCGCCGCCCTCGGCGCCGTCGTCGTGCTCGTCCGCGCCCTCGGCGCCGTCGACGGCACCACCCTGCTGGCCCTCGCCCTGCTCGCGGCCCTGTCGATGACGGTCGGCAACCTCGTCGCGCTGGTGCAGACCGACGCCGTCCGCCTGCTCGCCTGGTCCACGGTCGCCCAGGCCGGATGGGTGCTGCTGCCGCTGGCGTCGCTGTCCTCCCGGGCGGTCCACGCCGCCGGGTCCTACCTCGTCGTCTACGTCCTCGGCACGCTGCTGGCGTTCGCCGTCGTGGTCGCCGTCGCGGGCCTGGTGTCCGTCGAGGGCGGGACCGAGGCCGACGGGACGTCGCTGCGCGCCCACGACGGCCTGCTGCGCCGGCGCCCGCTGCTGGCCATACCCCTGGTCCTGGCGCTGCTGACCCTGGCGGGCCTGCCGCCGGCCGTCGTCGGCCTCGTGGCCAAGGTCGTCGCGCTGCGACCCGTCGCCGGGGACGGCACCTGGTGGCTCGCGGTCGTGGCCGCCGTCAACGTCGCCCTCGGCATCGCCGTCTACCTGCGGTGGATCGTCCGTCTCGTGGCCCCGCTCCCGGCGGGGACGGTCGCGCCGGCCCCGGCCGGAGCGGTCGCGAGCACGGGCATGGCCACCGGCGGCGTGGACGAGGCGCTCGAGGCCGAGTCGGCCGACGGCGACGTCCTCGTCGCCGCCCGGCCCCGCGTCCCCGTGCCGGTGCTCGCGGTCATCGGCGTGCTCACCCTGCTGGTCGTGCTCTGGAGCATCACGCCCGTCGGCGTCGTCTGA
- a CDS encoding complex I subunit 4 family protein, translating into MIDSLRDAGAQALDLVPELGAGWLLLALLPLLLGAVVLLTAGRWPSAPGHRAIRVLSVGAATVSAVGVAGTALHRPTVAEPWIPGLGVWLRLGADGLSVPLLLLTAVVGVVAVSLHLHVPERHRVPTPQEEALESTSPIPLVRGTDVPGLATYHACLLLVLLGALVAFLAGDAILFFVGFELVLVPMWVLVARYGDPGSDRDGAALRFLMVTVVGSTLLLVGLLAVATALGTTDLSVWAAQRGEGIDRGTQLAAAAVLLTGLALKIPVFPLHTWLPWVHATAPTAGSVLLAAVLLKLGTYGVVRLVMPVVPEGFAFWAPLLGGLGVVGILWASLACLVERDLKRLIAWSSVAHLGFVVLGLASGTQTGLQAALFGNVAHGLISALLFVVVGGLKHRWGSADLTVARAALREATPHLGAYLVLGMAASMGLPGLAGFWGEIGAIYAAWDPAPGRPGGWFGLYAVLAAVGGALTVAYSARVLQRVWSGDRLEPRIPDAVRTERYAMRTLGVLVLALGVLPVLLLTVTESVTAAVIGR; encoded by the coding sequence GTGATCGACTCGCTGCGCGACGCCGGCGCCCAGGCCCTCGACCTCGTCCCCGAGCTCGGGGCCGGCTGGCTGCTGCTCGCCCTGCTCCCGCTCCTGCTGGGGGCCGTCGTCCTCCTCACCGCCGGCCGCTGGCCCTCCGCGCCAGGCCACCGCGCCATCCGGGTGCTCTCGGTGGGGGCCGCGACCGTCTCGGCGGTCGGCGTCGCCGGCACGGCGCTGCACCGGCCCACGGTGGCCGAGCCGTGGATCCCCGGCCTGGGTGTCTGGCTGCGCCTCGGCGCCGACGGGCTGAGCGTCCCGCTGCTCCTGCTCACGGCGGTCGTCGGCGTCGTCGCCGTCTCGCTCCACCTGCACGTGCCCGAGCGGCACCGGGTCCCCACCCCGCAGGAGGAGGCCCTGGAGTCGACCTCGCCGATCCCGCTCGTGCGCGGCACCGACGTGCCCGGGCTGGCCACCTACCACGCGTGCCTGCTGCTCGTGCTGCTCGGCGCCCTGGTCGCCTTCCTCGCCGGCGACGCCATCCTCTTCTTCGTCGGCTTCGAGCTGGTCCTCGTGCCGATGTGGGTCCTGGTCGCCCGCTACGGCGACCCCGGCAGCGACCGCGACGGCGCCGCGCTGCGCTTCCTCATGGTGACGGTGGTCGGCTCCACGCTCCTGCTGGTCGGCCTGCTGGCCGTGGCGACCGCCCTCGGCACGACCGACCTGTCGGTGTGGGCCGCGCAGCGGGGGGAGGGCATCGACCGCGGCACGCAGCTCGCGGCGGCCGCCGTCCTGCTCACCGGGCTGGCGCTGAAGATCCCCGTCTTCCCGCTGCACACCTGGCTGCCCTGGGTGCACGCCACCGCCCCGACCGCCGGCTCGGTGCTGCTCGCCGCCGTCCTGCTCAAGCTCGGCACCTACGGCGTCGTCCGGCTCGTGATGCCGGTCGTGCCCGAGGGCTTCGCCTTCTGGGCGCCGCTGCTCGGCGGGCTGGGCGTGGTCGGCATCCTGTGGGCGTCGTTGGCCTGCCTCGTCGAGCGCGACCTCAAGCGCCTCATCGCGTGGTCCTCGGTGGCCCACCTCGGTTTCGTCGTCCTCGGCCTGGCCAGCGGCACGCAGACCGGGCTGCAGGCGGCGCTCTTCGGCAACGTCGCCCACGGTCTGATCTCGGCCCTGCTCTTCGTCGTCGTCGGCGGGCTCAAGCACCGCTGGGGCAGCGCCGACCTCACCGTCGCGCGGGCCGCGCTGCGCGAGGCCACCCCGCACCTGGGCGCCTACCTCGTGCTCGGGATGGCGGCGTCGATGGGCCTGCCCGGGCTCGCCGGCTTCTGGGGCGAGATCGGCGCGATCTACGCCGCGTGGGACCCCGCGCCCGGCCGCCCGGGCGGCTGGTTCGGGCTGTATGCCGTGCTGGCGGCCGTGGGCGGCGCGCTCACCGTGGCCTACAGCGCGCGTGTGCTCCAGCGCGTCTGGTCCGGCGACCGGCTCGAGCCGCGCATCCCCGACGCCGTCCGCACCGAGCGTTACGCGATGCGCACGCTGGGCGTGCTCGTCCTCGCCCTCGGCGTGCTGCCCGTCCTCCTGCTCACCGTCACCGAGAGCGTGACCGCGGCGGTGATCGGCCGATGA